Below is a window of Variovorax terrae DNA.
GATCACCAGCACGCGCCGCGGCAGCGGCAGGGTGTTGTCCGGCGGCGCTGCGGGCGCGATGGCGCCCGGGGCGGACACCGCCGTCAGCACCAGGCGAAAGCGGCTGCCGCGGCCCGGGAGCGAGCGCACCTGCAGCGGGTGCGCCAGCAGGCGCGTCAGCCGCTGCACGATGGACAGGCCGATGCCCAGGCCCTGCGCACGGTCGCGGCCCGGGTTGCCGACCTGGTAGAACTCTTCGAAGATGCGGCCGAGGTGCTCGCCCGTGATGCCGATGCCGGTGTCGCGCACGTCGATCCACACCTGCTGGCCGCGCGCGCGCGCGGCCACCACCACGCCGCCGCGCGGCGTGTACTTGAGCGCGTTGTCCACCAGGTTGGACAGCAGCCGCTGCAGCAGCTGCGGGTCGCTCAGCACCCAGCAAGGCGTGGCGCGCAGCCGCAGCTGCAGGTCGCGGTCGGCCGCCTGTGCCGCGAACACATGGTTGAGCGCGAGGAACAGCGGGTTGAGCGCCACCGGCTGGATCTGCGGCGCCACCACGCCGGCGTCCAGGCGCGAGATGTCGAGCAAGGTGTCCAGCGACTGGCCGAGCGCGCCGACCGCGTCCATCAGCCGCGCCGCGTGGCGCTCTTCCTCGCGGCCCTGCAGCTCCTTCTCCAGCACGGCTCCGAACAGCGCGATGGCGTGCAGGGGCTGGCGCAGGTCGTGGCTGGCCGCGGCGAGAAAGCGCGTCTTCTCCTCGCTGGCGCGCTGGGTGGCGGCGATCTGGCGGCTCAGCTGCTCGGCCAGCGCCTCCTTCTCGAAGCGCATGGTCAGCGAGGCGGTCAGCAGCCGATGGTGCTGCAGCGCGAACGTGATGATGACGCCCATGTAGAGCAGGCAGCCGACGGCCAGGAACAGGTGGGTGCTGTCGCCGCGCCAGGCCAGCGCCGCGGTCAGGCTGGCCATGCTGGGCACGATGAAGCGCGGGATGTTGCGCTTGAGAACAGCCAGCGACAGGGCGCCGCCGGCGCACCAGCCCATCATCATGACGATGAGCATGGCCCACAGAACCGAGTGCTGCCCCGCAGGAATGCACAACCAGGGCGCGAGGCCCCAGACGCAGGAGCGCAGCAGCACGTTGCGCGCGTTGAAGCGCGCCCAGTACTCGGGGTGGTCCGCCGCATCGGGGCTGCGCTGGTAGCGCCGGTAGGCGCGCCGCAGTGTCAGCGCCAGGTGCAGCGCCATCCACAGCAGGACTTGCCAGCGCCGCGTGGCCACGAACAGGCCGATGCCCAGCGCCTGCGCGGTGAGCAGGTCGGCCAGGTAGGCGGCCGGCGCGTTGGCGTGGACCGCCGCCACCTGCTCGCGCAGCACCCGCTGGGCCAGCTCGGGAGGGGCCGGCTCGGGCGGGGCGCTCATCGCGTGTGTCCGGACATCGCCAGTCAGAAGGCCGCGGAGCAGGCCATGCCAGTGCACCCGCGGAACTGGCTTTGCCAGGCCGCTGGGTGCGCCCCCTTCGCGCAGCGGAAGGGGGGAGGCGTAGCGCGCAGCGCGCAGCCTGGGGGTTGCGTCATCTCAACCCACTGATGAGCTGGGCCCGCGAGCGCATGCCGAACTGCAGCAGCAGGGTGGACACGTGGTTCTTGACCGTGCCCTCGCTCAGGTGCGAGAGTTGCGCGATTTCCTTGTTCGACTTGCCGGCCAGCAGCCAGTCGAGGATCTCGACCTGGCGCGGCGTGAGCTGCTGCTGCAGGGACGGCGCCGCGGCGCGGTCGATGGCCGGGGCCGGGCCGGCCAGATCGTGGTCGCTCACGTAGCGCAGCACTTCGCTCAGGTGGCCGGACTTGGGCAGGAAGGCCTGCGCGCCCAGCGCCAGCGCGCCCTGCATCAGCGCGGGACTGCCCGTGCCCGAGAGCACGATCACGCGCGAATGCGGAAAGGCACGCCGAAAGCGCACCAGCGCATCCAGCCCCTGGGCGTCGGGCAGGTCCAGGTCGAGCAGGACCAGGTGCAGCGCCGCGCCATGGGCGCCGTAGAGTTCCAGCGCGTCGGCCAGGCTGCGCGCCTCGTACACCGGCGTGCTGCCGGACTGCGACTGCAGCAGCGCGCGCAGGCCCAGGCGCACCAGTTCGTGGTCGTCTACCACCAGGATGCCCGGCGTCGGCACGGCGGCGGCCGCGCCGCGGCGCGGCGCGGTGTACGGCGAGAACGTGACGGCAACCATGGTGCATGGCATCTTAGGGGGTGGCCGGGGTCCTGGGAAGTGACCAAAGTCATGGGGGCCTGGGCCTCTAAAATGGCCGGTTTATCTCCGATTCGCCTGATCCTGCCATGAACGTTCTCCGCTTCTCCGACCTGTGCGCCCAGGGCAAAGTCCAAGGCCAGCGCGTCTTCATCCGTGCCGACCTCAACGTGCCGCAGGATGACGCCGGCCGCATCACCGAGGACACGCGCATCCGCGCCTCGATCCCCTGCATCCGCATGGCGCTGGACGCCGGTGCGGCCGTGATGGTGACCTCGCACCTGGGTCGACCGACCGAGGGCGAGTTCAAGCCCGAGGACTCGCTGGCGCCGGTGGCGCTGCGCCTGGGCGAACTGCTGGGGCGCGAGGTTCCGCTGCGCGCGAACTGGGTCGACGGCGTCGACGTGCAGCCCGGCCAGCTCGTGCTGCTGGAGAACTGCCGCGTCAACAAGGGCGAGAAGAAGAACAACCCCGAACTCGCGCAGAAGATGGCCGCGCTGTGCGACATCTACGTGAACGACGCCTTCGGCACCGCGCACCGCGCCGAGGGCACGACCTACGGCATCGCGCAATACGCCAAGGTGGCCTGCGCCGGCCCGCTGCTGGCGGCCGAGATCGACGCCATCTCCAAGGCGCTGGCCGGCCCGAAGCGGCCGCTCGCCGCCATCGTGGCGGGCTCCAAGGTCTCGACCAAGCTCACCATCCTGAAGAGCCTGGCCGACAAGGTGGACCAGCTCATCGTGGGCGGCGGCATCGCCAACACCTTCATGCTGGCCGCCGGCCTGTCGATCGGCAAGAGCCTGGCCGAGGCCGATCTCGTGGGCGAGGCGCGGGCCGTGATCGAGGCCATGAAGGCGCGCGGCGCCGAGGTGCCGATCCCGACCGACGTGGTCACGGCCAAGGCCTTCGCGGCCGACGCGCCGGCCACCGTCAAGGCCGCCACCGAGGTGGAGGACGACGACCTGATCCTGGACATCGGTCCGCAGACTGCCGCCAGGCTGGCCGAGCAATTGAAGGCCGCGGGCACCATCGTCTGGAACGGCCCGGTGGGCGTGTTCGAGTTCGACGCCTTCTCGCACGGCACCGAAACCATCGCGCGCGCCATCGCACAGAGCCCGGCCTTCAGCATCGCCGGTGGCGGCGACACCCTGGCGGCCATCGCCAAGTACGGCATCGAGCAGCAGGTGGGCTACATCTCCACCGGCGGCGGCGCCTTCCTTGAAATCCTCGAAGGCAAGACGCTGCCTGCGTTCGAGATCCTGCAGAAGCGCGCCGCGGGCTGAGCGGCTGGTTGCTATTGAATCAATAGCAACCAATGACCGCCCCGCCTGGACCTTGGACCCAAAAGACCTCAAAAAGGGCCACGCGGCCCGGGTGGCGGGGTTTCAGGCCGGCAGCGGCGCCGGCGTGCTGGTCGGGCGGCCGCGGAAGTCGGTCCAGCAGCGCCGGCTGAAGTCGTAGAGCTTGCAGCGGCGCGCCGTGCCGAAGTACCAGCGCCACGAGAAGCGCTGCACCACGATGCGCTGCGGCAGCAGCTCCTCGAGCCGGGCCTGCGCCTGCTTGAGCCGGTACAGCGGAATGCTCATGTCCACGTGATGCGCCGTGTGCTCCATGATGTGGTGCAGCAGCGCGCCGATGCGCAGCGCGAACGTCAGGTGCACGGTGGTGGAGACGAAGGGCTGGGCGCGGGCCCAGGCGGCCTTGCTGTCGTGCCAGGACACCTTCACATGCGTGTGGTGCACGTAGACCACGAAGCCGATCATCGAGCACCAGAACACCAGCGGCGCAACGAAGCCGCACAGCAGCACCGGCGCCACCGGCTGGCCGGTGGCCACGGCGGCCCAGGCCAGGGCGCCGAGCCAGGCCAGCGCATAGGCCGAGACCAGCAGGCCGTCGAGCACGAAGACCGGGCGGCGCGCGGCCATCTCGGCCCGGTTCGGGAAGAACATGCGGCGCCACCAGACCTCGACCAGGTAATACAGGCCCGGCGCCCAGCCGCTGCGGTAGAGCCGCTCCATCAAGCGGCGGTGCGGCGGCAGCGCCGCGTACTCGGCCTGCGTGAGCGGCGCCCAGACGAAGTCCACGCCCTTGAGGTTGGTGAAGCCGTGGTGCACCACGTTGTGCCCCACGTCCCACAGGCTGTAGGGCGTGAGCGAGGGCAGGA
It encodes the following:
- a CDS encoding sensor histidine kinase; amino-acid sequence: MSAPPEPAPPELAQRVLREQVAAVHANAPAAYLADLLTAQALGIGLFVATRRWQVLLWMALHLALTLRRAYRRYQRSPDAADHPEYWARFNARNVLLRSCVWGLAPWLCIPAGQHSVLWAMLIVMMMGWCAGGALSLAVLKRNIPRFIVPSMASLTAALAWRGDSTHLFLAVGCLLYMGVIITFALQHHRLLTASLTMRFEKEALAEQLSRQIAATQRASEEKTRFLAAASHDLRQPLHAIALFGAVLEKELQGREEERHAARLMDAVGALGQSLDTLLDISRLDAGVVAPQIQPVALNPLFLALNHVFAAQAADRDLQLRLRATPCWVLSDPQLLQRLLSNLVDNALKYTPRGGVVVAARARGQQVWIDVRDTGIGITGEHLGRIFEEFYQVGNPGRDRAQGLGIGLSIVQRLTRLLAHPLQVRSLPGRGSRFRLVLTAVSAPGAIAPAAPPDNTLPLPRRVLVIDDETAIRQAVSDLLQAHGVAVEAVAGEAEAEAVLAQSAAQAAQGASPVEALLCDVRLADGADGLAAAQRLRARFGLPVLLITGETAPRRLQQVHDSGLRVLFKPVAGDALLQALAALPR
- a CDS encoding response regulator transcription factor; this translates as MVAVTFSPYTAPRRGAAAAVPTPGILVVDDHELVRLGLRALLQSQSGSTPVYEARSLADALELYGAHGAALHLVLLDLDLPDAQGLDALVRFRRAFPHSRVIVLSGTGSPALMQGALALGAQAFLPKSGHLSEVLRYVSDHDLAGPAPAIDRAAAPSLQQQLTPRQVEILDWLLAGKSNKEIAQLSHLSEGTVKNHVSTLLLQFGMRSRAQLISGLR
- a CDS encoding phosphoglycerate kinase translates to MNVLRFSDLCAQGKVQGQRVFIRADLNVPQDDAGRITEDTRIRASIPCIRMALDAGAAVMVTSHLGRPTEGEFKPEDSLAPVALRLGELLGREVPLRANWVDGVDVQPGQLVLLENCRVNKGEKKNNPELAQKMAALCDIYVNDAFGTAHRAEGTTYGIAQYAKVACAGPLLAAEIDAISKALAGPKRPLAAIVAGSKVSTKLTILKSLADKVDQLIVGGGIANTFMLAAGLSIGKSLAEADLVGEARAVIEAMKARGAEVPIPTDVVTAKAFAADAPATVKAATEVEDDDLILDIGPQTAARLAEQLKAAGTIVWNGPVGVFEFDAFSHGTETIARAIAQSPAFSIAGGGDTLAAIAKYGIEQQVGYISTGGGAFLEILEGKTLPAFEILQKRAAG
- a CDS encoding fatty acid desaturase; this encodes MTTPPVDPIPIHDPLPHRKVIRQWLMPLAARSTARALALLAFDTLLLAALLAGTVLLSPLWAKLLCGLAAGFMTGRLFIIGHDACHQSLTPHRRLNRWLGRIAFLPSLTPYSLWDVGHNVVHHGFTNLKGVDFVWAPLTQAEYAALPPHRRLMERLYRSGWAPGLYYLVEVWWRRMFFPNRAEMAARRPVFVLDGLLVSAYALAWLGALAWAAVATGQPVAPVLLCGFVAPLVFWCSMIGFVVYVHHTHVKVSWHDSKAAWARAQPFVSTTVHLTFALRIGALLHHIMEHTAHHVDMSIPLYRLKQAQARLEELLPQRIVVQRFSWRWYFGTARRCKLYDFSRRCWTDFRGRPTSTPAPLPA